The sequence GTACCCGGACGACGCGCGGCTGGCCTCGCTCATCGGGGAGCTGTCGATGGGCAGCGACCGCTTCCGCCGGCTGTGGGCCCGCGCGGACGTGCGCGCCCGTACGCACGGGCGCAAGGTCTACCGGCACCCGCTGGTCGGGCTGCTGGACCTGCATCAGGAGAACTTCGCCCTCGCGGACGCGCCGGGCCGGGAGATGATCGTGCTCTCCGCGGCGCCCGGCAGCGCCGCCGAGGACGGACTGCGCCTGCTGGCCGGGCTGGGCGCGGACGCGGAGAGCGACGAGGCACCCGCCCGGCCCCGCGCCCGCGAGGAACGCCCCCGCTGAGGGCTGTCCCGCAATTCCCGGCGGGACAGCCCTCAGCGCGCCGCCTCGAACCGCGCCAGGTGGTCGTCGCCGAGCCGGACGTCCCGGGCGGCGAGCGCCTCCTCGACGTGCTGGACGCGGCTCACGCCGACGATGGGGGCGATGCCCTGGTGGAGCAGCCAGGCCAGGACGACCTGGTTCTTCGTCGCGGAGACCTCCTCGGCCACCTCGTCCAGGACCGCCAGCACCCGGGAGGTGCCGGGGTGGTCGTAGATGTCCTGGAACGGCTTGTCCGGGCGGGTGTAGGAGCCCCACAGCAGGGAGCTGTACGCCCACACGTCGAGCCCTTCGGACGCGGCGAGGTCCAGGTCCTCGGGGGTGAGGTGGCGGTGGCCGCCCTCGGCGAGCGGGGTCAGCGGGCGCGGCTGGACGAGTGAGTGGCGCAGTTGCAGAGCGGTCCACGGCTCCGCGCCCTGCTCCCGGGCGAGCGAGCGGGCGCGCTCGACGCGCCAGGCGGTGTGGTTGGCCGCGCCGACCCGCAGGGCGACTCCCTTGGCGACGAGTTCACCGAACGCCCCGGCTGTCTCCTCCAGGGGCACGGTGCGGTCCTCGGCGTGCGCCCACAGCAGGTCGACGTGGTCGACGCCGAGGCGTTCCAGGCTCTCCTGCATGCCCGCGTGAATGGCGCGGGCGGAAAGACCTTCGGCGCTCTGGGGCCAGGAGTGCGGGACGAGCGGGTTCTGCCGGACCTTGGTCGCGATCCGCACGGAGTCGCGCGCACCGGGCCGGGCCCGGAGCCAGGCGCCGATCACGCGCTCGCTGGCGCCGCCGACACCGCTCGGGTCGGCCCAGAAGGAGTAGCAGTTCGCCGTGTCGAGCCAGTCGCCGCCGCCCGCGACGAAGGAGTCGAGGAGAGCGAAGGACGTCTCGGAGTCGACCTGCGTGCCGAAGCCCATGGTGCCCAGGACGATCTGGGGGTTCGTGTTGTTCATGTCCCTCATGCTCCGCGTTGAAGTGCGCTCCAGGTCAAGCCCGTTCTTCCGGTGCCGCCTCGAAAGGTGCACGGGTCCGTGAATCACCCCCGTGGGCGGGCGGCACGGACCTAGGCTCCCGGTGACGGCGGGCGGAGGCCGTCCACGCCCGGACGACTCCTCGCGCGCGCCCGATACCTGGGGAGTGGAGATGGCGGATCTCGCCGCATCGGTGGAGTCGATGGAACAACTCGCCGTGGCCTGGCGGGCCATGGTGCTGGACCGGGACGCCGGCGCGGACGTACGCGACCTGCCGGGGATCGCCGTGCGCTGGGCCGACTGCGGCTTCGCGTTCTGGAACTGCGTCACCCTGACCGAGGTCGGCGCGGACGCCCGGCTCGCCGAACGGCGCCTGGGCGAGGCTGCGGAGATCATGCGGGCCAAGCGGCGGCCCGGCTTCCTCTGGGTCTTCGAAGACCTCCTCGACGCGGAGGCCCGCGCCTCACTGGACGAGGCGGCCGGGCGGGCCGGGCTGACGTACGCCTTTCCCGGGACGGGCATGGCGGGCGACCTGTTCCCGCTTCCCGAACCGGCGCACCCGGAGCTGGACTTCGTACGCGTCAGCGAGGAGGAGCAGCTGCTCGCCTACGCGGACCTCAACTCGCGCGCGTACGGCTTCCCCCTGGAGGACGGCCGCGACGGGCTCGCCGGGTCCTCGCTGTGGAGGAGCGGGGTGCACGCCTACCTCGGGCTGCGGCAGGGCGAGCCGGTGACCTGCGCGGCGACCGTGGAGGCGGCGGGCCGACTCTTCGTCGTGCTCGTCGCCACCGATCCGCGGTGGGAGCGCCGGGGGTACGGGGAGGCGGTGACGCGCAAGGCACTATACGAGGGGGCCAGGGCCACCGGCCTCACACGAGCGACCCTGCACGCGACGGCGGCGGGCGCTCCGGTGTATCCGCGCATCGGCTTCACCCCGAACTCGGCGATGCGGTTCTACGGGTTGCAGGCCTGACGGCAAGGGCGCCGGGCCTGTCACAGAACCGTGGCATTCGGGGTCACAACCCCGGGCCCGGGTGGCCTGTCCAACTGTGTGGGACGACGGGCCGATCCACCCGTCGTCGGGGGAAGGCGCGGCAACCGGCCGCGTCGCACACACATCACGGGGGAACACCTTGAACACCACTGCGCGCAAGCTGCGTTCGTCCGCCGCGGTCCTCGCGGCCGGACTGCTGCTGTCCGTCACCGGAGCCGTCCTGGCCCCGGTCGCCCTGGCAGCGCCGGCCGACACCGGCATGCCCGAGCTGGCCGTGTCCACCGCGGCACCCGCGGAGATCGGGCTGGGCGGTCTGCCCGTCGGCTTCACCACCACGGCGTCCAACACCGGCGCGGAGGACACCTCGTCGGCTCGGCTGATCTACCGCATCGACGGCGGCGGCGGGCTGCCGGACAACGCCTTGAGCCTGGAGTACCGCCTCGACGGTACGGAATGGAAGAAGGTGCCGCTGAGCGTCATCGACGGCACGGTCTACGGCGGCGAGCTGCCCGAGCAGTTCCCGCTGGCCGCCGGAAAGTCGCGGACCGTCCAGCTCCGCCTCGGTCTCCCCATGGGCACCCCGCACAACGGCGACAGCAACGGCGGCACCGACCACCTGAAGCTGACGACGATGATCTCCTACGGAGCGTCCGGCGCCGCCAACGACACCGATGTGGACAACGTCTCCGTCGGCGGGCTGAGCACCCACCTGTCGGGTGTCCCCGCGACCGCGACCGCCGGCGGGCCGGGGATCACCTTCAAGGCCACGGTCGACAACCCGACGGCGTCGGCGTACGAGAACGTCACGGATGTCCTCCTGACGAACCGCTACACCACGGTGCAGGTACTGCGGTCGGGGAAGTGGGTCACTCTCAAGCCGGTGACCGAGAGTGCCGACCCCGACGGGTACCAGTTCGACGTCATCGGTGCGGACGTCTCCCTCGATGCACACGCGAGCACGACCGCGCAGGTCCGCGTGACCTATCGCAAGGACGCCCCGCTCGGGAAGACCACCCTGGGCCCGTGCGCGGTCGTCAACAAGGCGCCGGACAAGCTGCGCGGCGTCATGAGCTGCGGCCCGGACGCCAACGTCACCGTGAAGGCCGCGAGCGCCTCCGGCACCGCGTCCCCGAGCCCGTCGGCCACCGCGTCGTCCTCCGCCTCCCCCGCCCCGGCGAACACCGGCGCTACCCCGGCCCCGTCCGGCATGACCGCTCAGCTGGCGGAGACCGGAAGCAGCGGTCTCTCGGCGACGGCGGTGGGCGCGGCAGGCCTGGTCGCGACCGGGGCGGGTGCCCTGGGCTTCACGGCGGTGCGCCGTCGTCGCAGCCACGCCTGAGCGTACGGGGGGGGCGGGCCGCGTCGCCGGTGAGGCTGGACGCGGCCCGCTCCCCCGTCTACGCTCGGCCGCATCGGCGGCCGGGAGCACTCGGCCCGCCGTCACCATCGCAACCATTCGAGAGACCACTGCCCGGTGACGGAGCCGGCGTGGGGTGCGCGTCCCCGCCCCGCGCCAGCACTGGACGGTTCCAGGCGATGACCACGGGCCGGCAGCTCAGGACGCCGACGGCCCCGTGTGGTCCGCCCCGCCGGGCAGCGAGAGGGACCCGCCGTGTCATCGGCGACCTATCGCGCGCTGCTCCGCACCCCGGGTACCGCAGCCTTCTTCCTCACCGCGACAGCGGGCCGCCTGGGCATCGCCATGACGGGCCTCGCCCTCATCTGGCTGGTGCACGACCGCACCGGCTCCTATGCCGCGGCCGGCCTGGTCACCGGCTGCTTCGCCGTCGCCGAGGCCGTGGCCGGACCCCAAGTCGCCCGTGTGGTCGACCGGTTCGGCCAGACCCGGGTCCTTCCGGGCGTCGTCCTCGCACACACCGCCGCCGTGGCCTCGCTGCTGCTCCTCACCACGGGCGGCGCACCGCACGGCCTGCTCGCGGCGGCCGGGGCGCTGGCGGGCGGCACGATCCCCCAGCTCGGCGCGCTCTCGGCCGCCCGGTGGTCGGCGCTGCTCCGGGACGAGCGGGAGGCCCTGCCCACCGCCTTCGCGCTGGAGTCGCTGGCCAACGGGGTGTGCTTTCTGGCCGGGCCCCCTCTGGTCGCCCTGGTCGGGGTGGGCATCGGTCCGGCGTACGGCCTGGCCCTGGCCACGGCCCTGGTGGCCGGTGGCGGGCTGGCCCTCGCCGCGCAGCGCCGCACGGCACCCGCACCGGCTGCCGCTTCCGAACGCCGTCACGCGGGGCGCTCGTTGCTGCGGGCGGGATTCGCGGTGCAGTTCGGGGTGAACCTCGGCCTCGGTCTGTACTTCGGTGCCCTGCAGGTCTCGGTGACGGCCTTCGCGGTGGAGCACGGGGCGGCGGGCGCCGCCGCGCCGCTGTACGCCGCGTCGAACTGTGCCGGGCTGCTCGCGGGCTGGCTCTACGGTCTGCGCAGGTGGCGTGGTTCTCCCGAGACACAACTCGGGCTGATCACGGCCGGACTGGCGGTCGCGTGTGTACCGCTGCTGACCGCCGGCACCCTGCCCGGAATGGGGATCGCGCTCGCGGTGACCGGCCTGGCAGTGCCGCCGGTGCTGGTCCTCTCCTCGGTGCTCACCACCGCAGCGGTGAAACCGGCCGCGCTCACCCGGGCGTTCACCTGGCTGAACTCGGCGAGCGCCGCCGGGTCGGCCGGTGCGGCGGCCCTGGCGGGGGGTGTGGTGGACGCCCACGGCGCGCGCGGTGGCTTCGCGGTCGCGGCGGCGGCCACGTCGGCCATGGCGGTGCTTGCCTCGGGCCGGCTGCACGGCGCCCGTCGGCGTACGTGAGGGGTCCGGTCCCCGGCGGCGCGGCGCCGGGGACCGGACCCGTCCGGGTCGCGCGGGGTCAGGAGGCGATGAACCGCGCGACCTGGCCGAGGACGACCGTGTCCGCCAGGTACCCGATGTGGTTCTGGCAGACCACGTTGTTGTTCGTCGCACCGCTCAGACGGGTGCTGGTGTACGGGAGGATGACCCCGTCGCACGCGGAGTACCAGGTGGCGTACTTGGTGTTGTCCGGGGTCTCGTCCCCGGAGGTGATCTGGGAGATGAACGAGGAGCCCGGATACATCTGCTGGCACGTCGTGTAGATCAGGCAGGCACCGGCGTACGTGGTGCCGTGATTGGCGCCGGCGATGGAGGCGAGGTGGCTGACGCTGCTGTTTCCGCCCAGCACCTTCAGGTAGTACTGACTGACCAGACCGCCCATGGAGTGGTTGACGATCGCGACCTTGCTCGCGCCGGTCCGGGACTTCACGTCGTTGACGAAGGCGGCGAGGCCCTGGGCGTTGGTGATGTTGTTGCCGTAGGAGTCGTACTCGTACGCGAACAGGTCCGAGCCGGACCAGCCGTTGAGGCGGAAGACGCTCATGGCGGTGACCCAGTTGGAGGCGCTGCCCGTGTAGCCGTGGACGAAGACGACCGGGGTGCTGGTCGACAGCGGCTGCACGGCGGCCGCGCGTGCAGCCGGGGCGGACGTCTCGGCGGCACCGGCCGTGGACGCCGCGGAGAAGAGGGTGAACGCGACCGTGACGGCCGCGAGAACGCCGAGGAGGCGGCGCGGTGAACGACGACGCATGGAGCACTCCTGAGGGGATGCGGGGATGGGGTTGCCTGCCCGCACAAGGTTCCGGGCGCCGGGGCACCCACGCCATCGGCTAATTCACCGGTCTTCAGGCCCCGGAAGCAGGTGCTCCGTGGCGGCTGGTCTCGCAGAGCGGCGGTTTTCGGCCGTTCGGGCCCGGGACGCGGTGTTCCGCCACCGGCCGGCGCGGCTCTCGCGCAGAGTGCTGCGTATGACGACACCCGCCGATCTGCTCCGCCTGCTCGCCCGCACCCGGGCCTCACTCGACGGGGAGGAGGTCACGTACTGGTGGTCGGGCGATGTGTACGCATGGGCTCCCGACCAGCCCTATCAGCGCCTCTTCGGCTTCGAGGGGATCAATGTGGCCCGCCTCGTCCAGGATGCCGAAGCGGGGCCGGACGCCTACCAACTGCTCACGCGTGAGGCCGCCTTCTACCTGGACCCGCAGAGCCGGGAGATCCTGGAGACCTGGCAGGACCTGCCGGTGGTGCACGTCTGGAACGACCCGGCCAACCAGAGGTGGCGGCCCTTCCCGGTGCCGATGACGGAGCTGGGCGCACAGGTGTGCTTCAGTCTGGAGATCCCGCTGTCCTACCCGTCGCCGCTGCCTGTCGCGCAGTACCCCCGGCACTCGTCCGGGGACACGTACCGGGCGCTGGAGCTCTTCCAGTTCTTCGCCGACCGTACGGACCTGGCCGGTTCGGCGCCCAGTGTGCCCGCGACCATGTCGTGGAGCCGGATGTCCCCGTGGCTGCCGTGGATGGCCCGGGGCCAGGCAGCCGGCGGGCTGACCTTCCACTGCCGGGGCCGGAAGCTCGGCTCGTACGGCGAGGTGCCCGAGCGCACCCGTGCCTATATCGCCGACCGGCACCCGGAGTTCGCGCACGCACCGGAACGGTGGAGCGAGCCGAACGAGACCAGCTGGACGTACTTCCGCAAGCTCAGCCCCCCGGCATAGCGGGGCACAGGGCCCGGCTCAGTCCTTGCGGCCCGTCGCGGCGATGGTGACGCCGAGGCCGATCATGGTGAGCCCGCCGACGCCACCGACGAGCGAGAGGCGCCGGGGCGAGCGGGCGAACCAGTCGCGTCCCGTCGCCGCGGCCAGCCCCCAGACGCTGTCGCAGGTCAGCGCGATCAGGTTGAACACCAGCCCGAGAAGCAGCATCTGGACCATGACGTGTCCCTGGGCGCGGTCGACGAACTGCGGCAGCACCGCCGCGAAGAACACAATGGTCTTCGGGTTCGCCACTCCGACGGCGAACCCCTCCCACAGTGTGCGCAGACCGCCCCGCGCACTCGGCCCGGCCGTGAACGCGGCCTGCAGCGAGCCCCGTTGGCGCCACGCCTTGACGCCCAGGTACACCAGGTAGGCGGCGCCCGCCAGCTTCAGGACGGTGAAGACGAGGACGGAACGTTCCACGACCGCCCCGAGGCCGAGCGCCACGGCCATGATGAGGACGTACGCCCCCAGCGTGTTGCCCACAACCGTGGTCAGGGCGGCGCGGCGGCCCTGCGCCAGGGCGCGGCCGATCACGAACAGCACGCTGGGGCCGGGAATCACGATCAGCAGGAACGACATGGCCGCGAAGGCCAGTACACGGTCGGAGGACACCATGCGGCACATGTAAGCACGCGGTGTGCCGGCCCCACAGCCGAATTCCGGGCGGGCCCTCATCGCCGCCGACTCGGCATTTCCGTCGGCCTTATGGACACCGGGCCAGGGCCGTGCTCTCATGCCACTTGCACTTTTCCAACGATGCACAAAGAGCGGTGCGCTGCGGGCGGGCGGACCGCTCGGCGTGAGAGCGGAGTCGCACATGAGACCTCCATCCGCGAGGCGGCCGGGAGGGCTGAGGCGGTGGATCGGTGCCGCCGCCGTCCTCGGTACCGCCGCGGCCATGACCGTGACGGGCACGGCCGGCCCGGCGTCGGCGGGCGGTGCGCACAGCCGTCGGATCCCGACGGTCACGTCCGGCGACGCCCGGTTCCAGATCCTGTCGCCCACGCTGATCCGGACCGAGTACGCGGGGGACGGCGAGTTCACCGACGAGGCGACGTTCAACGCCATCGGCCGGGGCTCCTTCGCCCCTGCGGCGTACACGGCGAAGACCTCGGGCGGCTGGCTCACCCTCACGACGAGCGCGGTCACCCTGCGGTACAAGGTCGGCTCCGGGCCGTTCGACGCGAGCAACCTCTCGGTGCGGCTCGACGCCGGCGACTCCCCCGTGACGGCGTCGCCCTGGCACCGCCTCACCTGCGCCCCGGGGGCACTCTGCGAGGCCGAGAGCCTGCGGGCGGGCGGGGTCTCCGTGGCGTCCGACCACCGCGGCTACACCGGAGCCGGATTCGCCGCCGGCTTCGAGAGCACCGGCGCCTCCCTGTCGTCTGACATCGATGTCAGGAGCGCGGGCACGTACCGGTTCGCGGTGCGGTACGCCAACGCGCGCGGCGGCGACGGCCAGACGGAGCCGCGCACGCTCACCGTGTCCGTCGACGGAGGGGCCGGGCAGCAGGTGACCCTGCCGCCGACGGCGGACTGGGACAGCTGGGATGTCGCCTCCGCCGGGGTGCGGCTGGACGCCGGGCACCACACGGTCGCCCTGACCCGCGCCGCCACGGATTCCGGCAGCGTCAACGTCGACAGCGTCGCGCTGCTCGGCGAGGGCGAGGCGTTCCCGCCCGCGTCCACCGCGGCGATCGCCGACTGCCGGTTCGGGGTGAGCTGCGAGGCGGAGGCCGGGCGCATCGGCGGCACGGCGGCCGCCGCGACCGATCACCAGGGCTTCGCCGGCAACGGCTTCGTCGCGGAACTCAACCAGGGCTCCTCGCTGACGACGCACATGGTGGAGGTCCCCTCGGACGGCACGTACACCCTGCGCGTCCGCTACGCCAACGGGCCGGGCGGCGACGGCCGGCACGAGACGCGCACCGCGACGGTGTCCGCGGGCGGCGCCACCGGCACCCTGTCGTTCCCGGCGACGGACGACTGGGACACCTGGTCCACGGCCACCCTGCCCGTCCACCTGAAGGCGGGGGCCGACGACGTCACGCTGAACTGCCCGGGTACGGAGAGCTGCCATGTGAACGCGGACACGGTGTCCGTCGCCGCGACCGGCGACCCGGCCCCCCAGCCGCATGTGGCCCTCGGCGGCTACCGGCGCGGCCTCGACGGCGTCACCGGCAACGGCGCCGCCCCCGTCACCACGCCCGGCCTCCTCAGCCGGGACGGCTGGTACCTCCTCGACGACACCCCGTCGGCGCTCTACGACACCGCTTCGCGCAAGGTCACCCAGCGCTCCGACCACGGTGGCGCCCCCTACCAGGACGGCTACCTCTTCGGGTACGGGCACGACTACAAGCGGGGCCTGACCGACCTGTCCACCCTCACCGGACCACCCGCGCTGCTGCCCTCCTGGGCGTACGGGGTCTGGTACTCGGAGTACATCGACCGCACCGACGCGGACTACCGGAACACGATCCTGCCGACGTTCCGGTCCGAGGGCGTGCCGCTGGACGTGCTGGTGACGGACACCGACTACAAGGCCGTGAACGCGTGGAGCGGCTGGGAGATCGACCCGGCCAAGTTCCCCGATCCGAAGGGGTTCTTCGACTGGTCTCAGGCGCAGGGGCTGCACAACACCCTCAATGTGCACCCCAGCATCCTCGCCGCCGATCCGCAGTTCGCGCAGGCCCAGAAGACCGCCAAGGGCAAGCTGAGGAAGGGCGGTTGTGCGGGCGGCGCGGGTGAGGACTGCTACACCTTCGACTTCGGCGACGCCGATCAGCTGAAGGCGTACATGGATCTGCACCGGACCATGGACGAGCAGGGCAATGACTTCTGGTGGCTGGACTGGTGCTGCGACGCGGCGCAGTCGTCGCTGCCGGGCGTGACCCCGGACGCGTGGATCAACCAGCAGTACGCCGACGCCACCGGCGAGCATCTCGACCGGCCGTTCGTCCTCTCGCGCGCCTACGGTTCGCTCCAGGCCGCCGGTTACAGCGGCCAGCAGTCGGTTCCCACCGGCCCCTGGGCGGACAAGCGCACCACCGTCCACTTCACCGGCGACACGTCCTCCACCTGGGGCACCCTGAAGTTCGAGGTGGGGTACACACCGGCCGAGGCGGCGGCGACGGGAATGGCCAACGTCACCCATGACATCGGCGGCCACAACGACACGACGGGCCTCAAGGGCTCGGAGACGTACACCGACGGCGGCGGCACGCACACCACGACGAAGCTTCCCGACGACCTGTACGCCCGCTGGGTGCAGT is a genomic window of Streptomyces sp. NBC_00708 containing:
- a CDS encoding aldo/keto reductase — its product is MNNTNPQIVLGTMGFGTQVDSETSFALLDSFVAGGGDWLDTANCYSFWADPSGVGGASERVIGAWLRARPGARDSVRIATKVRQNPLVPHSWPQSAEGLSARAIHAGMQESLERLGVDHVDLLWAHAEDRTVPLEETAGAFGELVAKGVALRVGAANHTAWRVERARSLAREQGAEPWTALQLRHSLVQPRPLTPLAEGGHRHLTPEDLDLAASEGLDVWAYSSLLWGSYTRPDKPFQDIYDHPGTSRVLAVLDEVAEEVSATKNQVVLAWLLHQGIAPIVGVSRVQHVEEALAARDVRLGDDHLARFEAAR
- a CDS encoding GNAT family N-acetyltransferase; the encoded protein is MADLAASVESMEQLAVAWRAMVLDRDAGADVRDLPGIAVRWADCGFAFWNCVTLTEVGADARLAERRLGEAAEIMRAKRRPGFLWVFEDLLDAEARASLDEAAGRAGLTYAFPGTGMAGDLFPLPEPAHPELDFVRVSEEEQLLAYADLNSRAYGFPLEDGRDGLAGSSLWRSGVHAYLGLRQGEPVTCAATVEAAGRLFVVLVATDPRWERRGYGEAVTRKALYEGARATGLTRATLHATAAGAPVYPRIGFTPNSAMRFYGLQA
- a CDS encoding MFS transporter codes for the protein MSSATYRALLRTPGTAAFFLTATAGRLGIAMTGLALIWLVHDRTGSYAAAGLVTGCFAVAEAVAGPQVARVVDRFGQTRVLPGVVLAHTAAVASLLLLTTGGAPHGLLAAAGALAGGTIPQLGALSAARWSALLRDEREALPTAFALESLANGVCFLAGPPLVALVGVGIGPAYGLALATALVAGGGLALAAQRRTAPAPAAASERRHAGRSLLRAGFAVQFGVNLGLGLYFGALQVSVTAFAVEHGAAGAAAPLYAASNCAGLLAGWLYGLRRWRGSPETQLGLITAGLAVACVPLLTAGTLPGMGIALAVTGLAVPPVLVLSSVLTTAAVKPAALTRAFTWLNSASAAGSAGAAALAGGVVDAHGARGGFAVAAAATSAMAVLASGRLHGARRRT
- a CDS encoding alpha/beta fold hydrolase — translated: MRRRSPRRLLGVLAAVTVAFTLFSAASTAGAAETSAPAARAAAVQPLSTSTPVVFVHGYTGSASNWVTAMSVFRLNGWSGSDLFAYEYDSYGNNITNAQGLAAFVNDVKSRTGASKVAIVNHSMGGLVSQYYLKVLGGNSSVSHLASIAGANHGTTYAGACLIYTTCQQMYPGSSFISQITSGDETPDNTKYATWYSACDGVILPYTSTRLSGATNNNVVCQNHIGYLADTVVLGQVARFIAS
- a CDS encoding DUF1838 domain-containing protein; its protein translation is MTTPADLLRLLARTRASLDGEEVTYWWSGDVYAWAPDQPYQRLFGFEGINVARLVQDAEAGPDAYQLLTREAAFYLDPQSREILETWQDLPVVHVWNDPANQRWRPFPVPMTELGAQVCFSLEIPLSYPSPLPVAQYPRHSSGDTYRALELFQFFADRTDLAGSAPSVPATMSWSRMSPWLPWMARGQAAGGLTFHCRGRKLGSYGEVPERTRAYIADRHPEFAHAPERWSEPNETSWTYFRKLSPPA
- a CDS encoding LysE family translocator; protein product: MVSSDRVLAFAAMSFLLIVIPGPSVLFVIGRALAQGRRAALTTVVGNTLGAYVLIMAVALGLGAVVERSVLVFTVLKLAGAAYLVYLGVKAWRQRGSLQAAFTAGPSARGGLRTLWEGFAVGVANPKTIVFFAAVLPQFVDRAQGHVMVQMLLLGLVFNLIALTCDSVWGLAAATGRDWFARSPRRLSLVGGVGGLTMIGLGVTIAATGRKD
- a CDS encoding carbohydrate-binding protein, which gives rise to MTVTGTAGPASAGGAHSRRIPTVTSGDARFQILSPTLIRTEYAGDGEFTDEATFNAIGRGSFAPAAYTAKTSGGWLTLTTSAVTLRYKVGSGPFDASNLSVRLDAGDSPVTASPWHRLTCAPGALCEAESLRAGGVSVASDHRGYTGAGFAAGFESTGASLSSDIDVRSAGTYRFAVRYANARGGDGQTEPRTLTVSVDGGAGQQVTLPPTADWDSWDVASAGVRLDAGHHTVALTRAATDSGSVNVDSVALLGEGEAFPPASTAAIADCRFGVSCEAEAGRIGGTAAAATDHQGFAGNGFVAELNQGSSLTTHMVEVPSDGTYTLRVRYANGPGGDGRHETRTATVSAGGATGTLSFPATDDWDTWSTATLPVHLKAGADDVTLNCPGTESCHVNADTVSVAATGDPAPQPHVALGGYRRGLDGVTGNGAAPVTTPGLLSRDGWYLLDDTPSALYDTASRKVTQRSDHGGAPYQDGYLFGYGHDYKRGLTDLSTLTGPPALLPSWAYGVWYSEYIDRTDADYRNTILPTFRSEGVPLDVLVTDTDYKAVNAWSGWEIDPAKFPDPKGFFDWSQAQGLHNTLNVHPSILAADPQFAQAQKTAKGKLRKGGCAGGAGEDCYTFDFGDADQLKAYMDLHRTMDEQGNDFWWLDWCCDAAQSSLPGVTPDAWINQQYADATGEHLDRPFVLSRAYGSLQAAGYSGQQSVPTGPWADKRTTVHFTGDTSSTWGTLKFEVGYTPAEAAATGMANVTHDIGGHNDTTGLKGSETYTDGGGTHTTTKLPDDLYARWVQFGTFQPVDRLHSNHSDRLPWQYGAEASASASKFLNLREKLLPYTYTLAEEANRTGVPIVRPTYLEYPEEQQAYATAGSEYFYGSDMLVAPVTTPGTSTKTSVWFPPGQWTDYFTGRTYEGGTTQDVTTTLDTMPVFVRAGAIVPGRTRDVAHDGAAGADDLTLTIASGGSGSFRLYEDDGGAAGKARSATTGVAYKEAGGRHTVTVGAAKGSFRGQPQKRTWTLSVRADHAPRQVSVSGERLSAHAYRWDADTGRLTITLPSRGVHRAVTVTY